One Defluviitoga tunisiensis genomic window carries:
- the dnaN gene encoding DNA polymerase III subunit beta produces MYATDLQQAFHKVITINALFPEQFATVIDQRILLEVVSNINDETIKLSYNNNVLVISGDRMEFKLPTMELKEFPVINFSIVGNDFSLDKNELLKCIDKVMFCALKDAEYLTMRFNAVYWEFEPNKLCLVASDSFRLALATMNTNTNVFTTFLLSLKSMEELKSVLSSCTTKTVAITEISSQILFKFPEDDIEIVFNVLEQSFPEYEQIVPDSFNTFVVANTEALLSAIKRVSIASNKDNSISCTFSNNNLNIYASSPDIGEAQENMGIKLSGQDLNVLYTPKYLKEALEKIETVETEMKIVGDSEPAVLKPLNDNTYFYVIMPQRKV; encoded by the coding sequence ATATATGCTACTGATTTACAGCAAGCGTTTCATAAAGTTATTACTATAAACGCTTTATTTCCAGAACAGTTTGCGACAGTTATTGATCAGAGGATATTATTAGAAGTAGTTTCGAATATAAACGACGAAACTATTAAACTATCTTACAATAATAACGTGCTAGTTATTTCTGGAGATAGAATGGAGTTTAAGTTGCCTACTATGGAGTTGAAAGAGTTCCCAGTTATAAACTTTAGTATAGTAGGTAACGATTTTTCGTTAGACAAAAACGAATTACTTAAATGTATTGATAAAGTTATGTTTTGTGCTTTAAAAGATGCAGAATATTTAACTATGAGATTTAATGCAGTATATTGGGAATTTGAACCTAACAAACTGTGTTTGGTAGCTTCAGATTCGTTTAGGTTAGCGTTAGCTACAATGAATACAAATACAAATGTATTTACTACGTTTTTATTATCTTTAAAAAGTATGGAAGAACTTAAATCAGTTTTATCGTCGTGTACTACTAAAACAGTTGCAATAACTGAAATTAGTTCACAAATATTGTTTAAGTTCCCTGAAGACGATATTGAAATAGTGTTCAATGTACTAGAACAATCGTTCCCAGAGTACGAACAAATTGTGCCAGACTCGTTTAATACTTTTGTTGTCGCTAATACAGAAGCATTATTATCAGCTATAAAACGTGTATCAATAGCGTCTAACAAAGATAATAGCATATCGTGTACATTTAGTAATAACAATCTGAATATATATGCTAGTTCTCCTGATATAGGTGAAGCTCAAGAAAATATGGGAATTAAATTATCTGGTCAAGATCTCAATGTGTTATACACCCCGAAATATCTTAAAGAAGCTTTAGAAAAAATAGAAACTGTAGAAACAGAGATGAAAATTGTAGGCGATTCTGAACCAGCGGTATTAAAACCACTTAATGACAATACTTATTTTTATGTAATAATGCCACAAAGAAAAGTGTGA
- a CDS encoding AAA family ATPase has product MRTELFESIHIKNFRSIDDCQLNELGKINFLLGENSVGKTSILEAIIMHANKFNIASILRTLSVSRYVQRKECNQNISELFNSKRKENIEVVAVLGEDKIITTFEPDLLEKSKDKLEVNNEVNQEEEPIKQNKFIVPDVLDCLSEFSSDNYYLVIKSMQRTFSEIKNISVKKQIMGHLKSLILLITLS; this is encoded by the coding sequence ATGAGAACAGAATTATTCGAAAGTATACATATCAAAAATTTTAGAAGTATTGATGATTGTCAATTAAACGAATTAGGTAAGATTAACTTTTTGTTAGGAGAAAACAGTGTAGGTAAGACAAGTATATTAGAAGCAATTATTATGCATGCAAATAAGTTTAATATAGCAAGCATATTACGCACTTTATCTGTTTCAAGATATGTTCAACGAAAAGAGTGTAATCAAAATATTAGTGAGTTGTTTAATTCTAAAAGGAAAGAAAATATCGAAGTGGTAGCTGTTTTAGGGGAAGACAAAATTATTACAACGTTTGAACCAGATCTGTTAGAGAAATCAAAAGATAAATTGGAAGTTAATAACGAAGTGAATCAGGAAGAAGAACCTATTAAACAAAATAAGTTTATTGTACCCGATGTTCTTGATTGTCTTTCTGAATTTTCAAGTGATAATTATTATTTGGTAATAAAAAGTATGCAACGGACATTTTCTGAAATTAAGAATATTTCAGTTAAAAAACAAATAATGGGACATCTGAAATCGTTGATTCTGTTAATCACTCTCAGTTAG
- a CDS encoding BsaWI family type II restriction enzyme, with protein MEKLYLEKKQQFGTEAYKHISELLEEAKEIHKADWQNNKTPKGDHEQSWRAFKGKNLERLVQYIITDEVEKMGLKVVNGNRLERSTKLSKELSQVKRNLAIDYGKFGLHLPDVDVVIYNPRNCKVLAVISIKVTLRERIAQTGYWKLKLLQDKLTKHIKVFFITPDEDGVLTSKKPAKKGRAIVEVDLDGSYVLTKDKIEESNKVKLFEHFIDDLKQLLKNEAYDND; from the coding sequence TTGGAAAAGTTGTATCTAGAAAAGAAACAACAGTTTGGAACAGAAGCATACAAACATATCTCAGAACTGTTGGAAGAAGCAAAAGAGATTCACAAGGCAGACTGGCAAAACAATAAGACACCTAAAGGAGACCATGAACAGAGTTGGAGAGCGTTTAAAGGAAAAAATCTGGAAAGGTTAGTTCAATATATTATCACAGATGAAGTTGAAAAAATGGGTCTTAAAGTTGTTAATGGTAACAGACTAGAAAGAAGTACAAAACTATCTAAAGAGTTAAGTCAGGTAAAACGAAATTTAGCTATTGACTACGGGAAATTTGGGTTACATTTACCGGATGTTGATGTCGTTATTTACAATCCTCGAAATTGTAAAGTTTTAGCTGTTATTTCAATCAAAGTGACTTTACGAGAAAGAATCGCACAGACAGGTTACTGGAAACTTAAACTCTTACAAGACAAATTAACAAAACACATCAAGGTTTTTTTCATAACACCCGATGAAGATGGTGTATTAACATCTAAAAAGCCAGCAAAAAAAGGTAGGGCAATTGTAGAAGTAGATCTGGATGGTAGCTATGTTCTGACTAAAGATAAAATAGAAGAAAGCAACAAAGTCAAACTTTTTGAGCATTTTATAGATGATTTGAAACAACTATTAAAAAATGAAGCTTACGATAACGATTGA
- a CDS encoding dynamin family protein has protein sequence MKTPLVSNKFKKEEAQLNKILNEYLDLVYKNPILDSDKIAEIKKEFETPFNFVAIGKVKSGKSSFLNALLGVKIGEEEIFKSGAAVETSKITIARKGNKEPEIENDVVIIYKDIESLEGIEIIDTPGTDSIMEKHEKITYDFLENCNLVMFVFEAKNIYTKSDWELIKKIVHQFKKDIIFILQQKDRAKEEEIQTSKKELIAKCNEIGIKDPKIFVTSAALEMESQEGSGFEEVREYIFKEIGSHEKKSMKLKTIINKLRDSITNNESILEKEINTIEDYRKYYETLNMFLEDNYMFLKENIEITIRDSIISYYSMKMKTLKDKVISLYKTQSKVKDLVEAELIQFRKDTNDMFKDIVNRNLNDILKEQNKRIEKMFSKEEIAQKVKDEPYLKIQLQTDIERYFEDFERLIQRELHKVLDDAFKSIKFKNKTLFNRIYLTRSITKSIEEEISLQEEKIKNLLNVLIDNFLKDMNTKTKTKMLESHEDIQNKIDNLEKYQEIKRTLDSYMKQLENIEQAIKL, from the coding sequence ATGAAAACTCCGTTAGTAAGTAATAAATTTAAGAAAGAAGAAGCCCAGCTAAATAAGATATTAAATGAGTATCTTGATCTAGTTTATAAAAACCCTATTTTGGACAGTGATAAAATTGCTGAAATAAAAAAAGAGTTTGAAACTCCTTTTAATTTTGTAGCAATTGGAAAAGTAAAATCTGGTAAAAGTAGCTTTTTGAATGCCTTACTAGGAGTCAAAATAGGTGAAGAAGAGATATTTAAATCAGGTGCTGCAGTAGAGACTTCCAAAATTACAATAGCAAGAAAAGGTAATAAAGAGCCTGAAATAGAAAACGATGTAGTAATAATCTACAAAGATATTGAATCTTTAGAAGGAATAGAAATAATAGATACACCTGGAACAGATTCTATTATGGAAAAACACGAAAAAATTACATATGACTTCTTAGAAAACTGCAATTTAGTTATGTTTGTCTTTGAAGCAAAAAACATATATACAAAAAGTGATTGGGAATTGATCAAAAAAATTGTTCATCAATTCAAAAAAGACATTATCTTTATTCTCCAACAAAAAGACAGAGCAAAAGAAGAAGAAATCCAAACATCAAAGAAAGAATTAATTGCTAAATGTAATGAGATTGGAATTAAAGATCCCAAGATTTTTGTAACATCTGCGGCTTTAGAAATGGAATCTCAAGAAGGAAGTGGGTTTGAAGAAGTTAGAGAATATATTTTTAAAGAAATCGGAAGCCATGAAAAGAAAAGCATGAAGTTAAAAACGATAATCAACAAACTTCGTGATTCTATAACCAACAATGAAAGTATCTTAGAAAAAGAAATAAATACAATTGAAGATTATAGAAAATATTATGAAACACTCAATATGTTTCTAGAAGACAATTACATGTTTTTAAAAGAAAACATAGAAATTACTATCAGAGATTCTATTATAAGTTATTATTCTATGAAAATGAAAACATTGAAAGATAAAGTTATAAGTTTGTATAAAACTCAAAGCAAAGTGAAAGATTTAGTTGAAGCAGAATTAATACAATTCAGAAAAGACACTAACGATATGTTTAAAGACATAGTAAACAGGAACCTCAATGATATTTTAAAGGAACAAAACAAAAGAATTGAAAAAATGTTTTCTAAAGAAGAAATCGCTCAAAAAGTAAAAGATGAACCTTATTTAAAGATACAACTGCAAACAGACATAGAAAGATATTTTGAAGACTTTGAACGCTTGATTCAAAGAGAATTGCATAAAGTATTGGATGATGCGTTTAAATCTATTAAATTTAAAAACAAAACCTTGTTTAATAGAATCTACTTAACAAGATCAATCACAAAATCAATTGAAGAAGAAATTTCGCTCCAAGAAGAAAAAATTAAAAACTTGTTGAATGTTTTGATCGACAATTTTTTAAAAGACATGAACACAAAAACAAAGACAAAAATGTTAGAAAGCCATGAAGACATTCAAAATAAGATAGATAACTTAGAAAAATATCAAGAAATAAAAAGAACACTAGACAGTTATATGAAGCAATTAGAAAACATCGAGCAGGCAATAAAATTATAA
- a CDS encoding DUF3006 domain-containing protein produces the protein MTILKLIVDRFEGNYAVCEKEDGTIMNLGKDRLPKGVKEGDVLILEGKSIVIDNNATLERKKYIEELMKDMWDE, from the coding sequence GTGACAATATTGAAACTAATAGTTGATAGATTTGAAGGTAATTATGCAGTATGTGAAAAAGAAGATGGAACTATAATGAATTTAGGGAAGGATAGATTACCCAAGGGGGTAAAAGAAGGAGATGTTTTAATACTAGAAGGAAAAAGTATTGTTATAGATAACAATGCTACACTGGAAAGAAAAAAATATATTGAAGAATTAATGAAAGATATGTGGGATGAGTAA
- a CDS encoding ComEC/Rec2 family competence protein — MRTKNIFRHTFILLIFLLSLSLILTGFTTSTTQTPAPESLEVYYIDVGQGDSIFIISPTGKTILIDGGEKDSGVTDFLESKKIKTIDVVIATHPHSDHIGGLVDVIKNYDVKSVYMPKATHTTKIFENLILAIKEKGLKINPVYEGVTLPFEDINAVFVAPEKDIINDNLNEYSAVLKLTYKDTSFLFTGDAESGSEQRMLFSKQNIKADVLKAGHHGSKYSTSTTFLDEVNPKYVIISCGAGNKYGYPHDETIKKLTDRKIKTYRTDEDGTIHAISDGKTIKFETIKSDKKTDVTVNSTKTTTTVGNNTKSEDKKEEVVYITKSGKKYHRAGCRYLKSSQIKISKEEAIKKGYTPCSICNP, encoded by the coding sequence GTGAGGACTAAGAACATTTTTAGACATACCTTCATACTATTGATTTTTTTATTATCATTATCACTAATTTTAACAGGGTTTACAACTAGTACAACACAAACACCTGCACCTGAAAGTTTAGAAGTATATTATATTGATGTAGGACAGGGGGATAGCATATTTATAATATCTCCCACGGGAAAGACTATTTTAATTGATGGTGGTGAAAAGGATAGTGGTGTCACCGACTTTTTGGAATCAAAAAAGATAAAAACAATAGATGTAGTTATAGCTACCCATCCTCATTCAGATCATATTGGTGGACTTGTGGATGTAATTAAGAATTATGATGTTAAGTCGGTGTATATGCCAAAAGCAACTCACACAACTAAGATATTTGAAAACTTGATATTAGCTATTAAAGAAAAAGGATTAAAAATCAACCCTGTTTATGAAGGGGTTACTCTTCCTTTTGAAGATATTAATGCAGTTTTTGTAGCTCCCGAGAAAGATATTATAAATGATAACTTAAATGAATACAGTGCGGTATTGAAATTAACATATAAAGATACTTCCTTTTTATTTACGGGTGACGCAGAAAGTGGTTCTGAACAAAGGATGTTGTTTAGCAAACAAAATATTAAAGCTGATGTATTGAAAGCTGGTCATCATGGTTCTAAATATTCTACTTCTACAACATTTTTAGATGAGGTAAATCCTAAATATGTGATAATTAGTTGTGGCGCAGGTAATAAATATGGTTATCCCCATGATGAAACTATAAAGAAATTAACAGATAGAAAAATAAAAACATATAGAACCGATGAAGACGGTACTATCCATGCCATTTCAGATGGAAAGACTATAAAATTTGAAACTATCAAATCAGATAAAAAAACCGATGTTACTGTTAATAGTACTAAAACAACAACTACTGTAGGTAATAATACTAAATCAGAAGATAAAAAAGAAGAGGTTGTTTATATAACAAAGTCAGGTAAGAAATACCATAGAGCTGGTTGTAGATACTTGAAAAGTAGTCAAATAAAAATTAGTAAAGAAGAAGCTATAAAAAAAGGTTATACTCCTTGTTCAATATGTAATCCATAA
- a CDS encoding hydantoinase/oxoprolinase family protein, with the protein MIVGLDMGGTNIDAVLIDNGKIINSVKNPTDRNDLFQSIWTTLTELLQDFDTSKIQRINLSTTVCTNAIVENTTSPVGLIIQSGPGLPHDFLAFGDENVFISGYIDHRGTEVEPWKKEEIDNAVRIFRKKNLDCCAVVTKFSPRNPKHETDIQDILEKEGFSTVTMGHTVSGKLNFPRRVATSFLNSAVFKTFEEFSSNIKKSLEQENIKAPVYILKADGGTMNIKSAKEKPVETILSGPAASCTGINALLETNQDAILLDVGGTTTDIFFLADGIPLFEPLGIKIENYNTLVRSIYSVSIGLGGDSSISVNDGKLKIGPRREGPAYSYGGPKPTPTDAMIVLGIIQGDKQKAIEAMETLGKKLNLSSIDAAKLVLETMAEMIKVKVDELLTEINSKPVYTIKELLYGKKIEPKVINIIGAPAKALAPTLEKKFNLPCYYPKNYAVANAIGAALAKPTTEINMLVDTAKGIMTVPELEIYQNVDRKFSLELARKKAIELLKESARSLGAKEDEIEAEIVEESCFNMVRGFYTSGQNIRIKAQIKPGLIYNLRGDNIDQG; encoded by the coding sequence TTGATTGTTGGTTTAGATATGGGAGGAACTAATATTGACGCAGTTTTGATTGATAACGGTAAGATTATAAATAGCGTAAAAAATCCAACTGATAGAAATGATTTATTTCAATCAATATGGACAACATTAACTGAACTTCTTCAAGATTTTGACACTTCAAAAATTCAACGAATTAACTTAAGTACTACTGTCTGTACTAACGCTATTGTTGAAAACACAACCTCTCCGGTTGGATTGATAATTCAATCAGGACCAGGTTTGCCGCATGATTTTTTGGCTTTTGGAGATGAAAATGTTTTTATAAGTGGATACATTGACCATAGAGGAACAGAGGTAGAACCTTGGAAAAAAGAAGAAATTGATAATGCTGTTAGAATATTTAGGAAAAAAAACTTAGATTGTTGTGCTGTTGTGACTAAATTTTCGCCTCGTAATCCAAAACATGAAACAGATATTCAAGATATATTAGAAAAAGAAGGTTTTTCAACAGTTACAATGGGACATACAGTTTCTGGAAAACTAAATTTCCCTCGAAGAGTTGCAACCTCATTCTTAAATTCTGCAGTATTTAAGACTTTTGAAGAATTTTCTTCTAACATTAAAAAATCTTTAGAACAGGAAAACATAAAAGCTCCAGTATATATACTAAAAGCAGATGGAGGAACAATGAACATCAAGTCAGCAAAAGAAAAGCCAGTTGAAACAATACTGTCAGGTCCTGCAGCTAGTTGTACGGGAATCAACGCATTATTAGAAACAAATCAAGATGCGATATTGTTAGATGTAGGAGGAACTACAACAGATATATTTTTTCTAGCTGATGGAATTCCACTTTTTGAGCCACTAGGAATAAAAATTGAGAATTACAATACTTTAGTAAGGTCTATATACAGTGTTTCTATTGGTCTTGGTGGAGATAGTAGTATATCTGTAAATGATGGTAAGCTAAAAATAGGTCCAAGACGAGAGGGCCCGGCATATAGTTATGGTGGTCCTAAGCCTACACCAACCGATGCTATGATTGTTCTTGGAATTATCCAAGGAGACAAACAAAAGGCAATAGAAGCGATGGAAACTCTCGGCAAAAAACTTAATTTATCTTCAATTGATGCTGCAAAACTAGTTCTAGAAACAATGGCAGAAATGATTAAAGTCAAAGTAGATGAATTATTAACAGAGATAAACTCAAAACCTGTTTATACTATTAAAGAATTACTTTATGGGAAAAAAATCGAGCCAAAGGTTATAAACATTATTGGAGCGCCTGCAAAGGCTTTAGCTCCAACATTAGAAAAAAAGTTTAATTTGCCATGTTATTATCCAAAAAACTATGCAGTAGCAAATGCAATAGGGGCAGCTCTTGCAAAACCAACTACCGAGATAAACATGCTTGTAGATACCGCAAAAGGGATAATGACTGTACCAGAACTAGAAATTTATCAAAATGTTGATAGAAAGTTCTCATTAGAGTTGGCAAGAAAAAAGGCCATAGAACTACTCAAAGAATCAGCAAGATCCTTAGGGGCAAAAGAAGATGAAATAGAAGCAGAGATAGTTGAAGAGAGTTGCTTTAATATGGTTCGTGGGTTTTATACAAGCGGTCAGAATATTCGTATTAAAGCACAAATAAAGCCCGGACTGATTTACAATTTAAGAGGTGATAATATTGATCAAGGCTAA
- a CDS encoding 3'-5' exonuclease, producing MDTYRVNDVITDLGLRRNELNIIYATTLLNVFNFYLHSEYMRIDDMPLSTLFKSWSHFGKDMPADLNRLFKLQKNVNNHVGVSHDLYMKLFQLSKPKLDYDYIFVDEAQDLNGAIIDVIQNQDAKLMLVGDSYQQIYGFRLSIDALNQFDGFKNYALTNSFRFGPETAELAKKVLSIGYRTPQIFGLNKQQNIDKITKYPYAYLCRSNAGIFDILIQFMSKGTKIAFEGGKNSYNFSLIRDVYALYNDEPQLVKNPQLKMFRDWYELETFLNTSGDRELSAAVNIVDKYKDDIPKYLHEIHKLPDIPKENAEIILSTVHKAKGMEYDQVKLHNDFAEIGYLNKVISETEGDYIAGQTLEEINLLYVAATRSKHKLELNEDLEKLRSKEYQIIDNTTNFKRRNVVEEINEVELAKYHFLKQKHSKTSNIKNKNNVKITTVDNKIKINNPTVVPNNRMSSYDFIKQYIKNN from the coding sequence GTGGATACGTATAGGGTTAATGACGTAATAACAGATCTTGGACTTAGACGTAACGAACTCAATATAATATACGCTACTACACTATTAAATGTATTTAATTTCTATTTACATTCAGAGTATATGCGAATTGACGATATGCCTCTATCGACACTATTTAAAAGTTGGTCGCATTTTGGGAAAGATATGCCAGCAGATTTAAATAGATTATTTAAACTACAAAAAAATGTTAATAACCATGTCGGTGTATCACACGATTTGTATATGAAACTATTTCAACTAAGTAAACCAAAATTAGATTATGATTATATATTTGTAGATGAAGCACAAGATCTTAATGGCGCTATTATAGATGTCATTCAGAATCAAGACGCTAAACTTATGTTAGTTGGTGATAGTTATCAACAAATATACGGGTTTAGATTGTCTATTGATGCATTAAACCAGTTTGATGGGTTTAAAAACTATGCGTTAACTAATTCGTTTAGGTTTGGACCAGAAACAGCCGAATTGGCTAAAAAAGTGTTGTCTATAGGATATAGAACTCCACAAATTTTTGGGTTGAATAAACAGCAAAATATAGATAAAATAACAAAATATCCGTATGCTTACCTTTGCAGAAGTAATGCAGGTATATTTGATATATTAATTCAGTTTATGAGTAAAGGTACTAAAATAGCGTTTGAAGGAGGTAAAAATAGTTATAATTTTTCGCTTATTCGAGATGTATATGCATTATACAATGATGAACCACAACTAGTTAAAAATCCGCAATTAAAAATGTTTAGAGACTGGTATGAACTTGAAACGTTTTTGAACACTTCGGGTGATAGAGAGTTATCAGCTGCAGTTAATATAGTAGATAAATATAAAGACGATATACCTAAATATTTACACGAAATACATAAACTTCCTGATATACCAAAAGAAAATGCAGAGATTATCTTATCGACAGTTCATAAAGCTAAAGGAATGGAATACGATCAAGTGAAGTTGCATAACGATTTTGCTGAAATAGGATATTTAAATAAAGTTATATCTGAAACTGAAGGAGATTATATAGCAGGACAAACATTAGAAGAAATAAACTTGTTATACGTAGCTGCTACTAGAAGTAAACATAAATTAGAATTAAACGAAGATCTTGAAAAACTAAGAAGTAAAGAATATCAGATTATAGATAATACAACAAATTTTAAACGCAGAAACGTTGTAGAAGAAATAAACGAAGTTGAATTAGCAAAGTATCATTTTCTTAAACAAAAACATAGTAAAACAAGTAATATAAAAAATAAAAATAATGTAAAAATAACAACTGTAGATAACAAGATCAAAATTAATAACCCTACTGTTGTACCTAATAATCGTATGTCGTCATACGATTTTATTAAACAATATATCAAAAACAACTGA
- a CDS encoding DNA methyltransferase, with translation MAMEKVVDDATTSTTKSPEEIINLFKTKKIDKDWSFAECKPSDTGKWTHNYHRYPAKFIPQLVEKLIDDYISQEEAHINDPFMGCGTTIVTAISRGFKVSGTDINKIAYLITKVKSTPIDPKYLNKKIEQLLNRLKFLKESQAILFDDKIEPLIPQKHIDRINYWFTEENKNELGIILRVIYNEEDETIRNFFLVAFSHVLKNCSIWLQGSTKPTRDLKKNAAKPYDALQRQLRKMQKGNEAFYKVVPTKVRENLNQYLKIEVGDARNQPVSDETADLVITSSPYVTSYEYADLHQLSTIWLDLADDLTEYKKEFIGTSYKKYENKRLRSLIAKDIVSKMSKKSKKIAKEIEAFFIDMEEVFDESYRILKQGGRCCYVIGNTKLKGVDILNAEVFAESLQYSGFKFDRLIKREIPSKILPQRRDEKTGRFANNHEANSEAYPIEYIVVGLKE, from the coding sequence ATGGCGATGGAAAAGGTTGTCGACGACGCAACGACAAGTACAACGAAATCACCAGAAGAAATTATCAATCTATTTAAAACAAAAAAAATTGATAAAGATTGGTCGTTTGCGGAATGCAAACCATCAGATACTGGCAAATGGACACATAATTACCATCGATATCCTGCTAAATTTATTCCACAACTTGTTGAGAAGTTAATTGATGATTATATTTCTCAGGAAGAAGCTCATATAAACGATCCGTTTATGGGATGTGGAACTACCATTGTTACCGCAATTTCGAGAGGATTTAAGGTTTCAGGAACTGATATTAATAAAATTGCTTATCTCATTACAAAAGTTAAATCTACACCTATAGATCCAAAATATCTTAATAAAAAAATTGAGCAATTATTGAATAGATTGAAATTTTTAAAAGAATCACAAGCCATATTGTTTGATGACAAAATTGAACCGTTAATACCCCAAAAACACATTGATAGAATAAACTATTGGTTTACTGAAGAAAACAAAAATGAGTTGGGCATAATATTAAGAGTTATTTATAATGAAGAAGATGAGACTATCAGAAACTTCTTCCTTGTTGCTTTCAGTCATGTACTAAAGAATTGTTCTATATGGCTTCAAGGAAGCACGAAGCCAACGAGAGATCTCAAGAAAAATGCAGCTAAACCTTACGACGCTTTGCAAAGACAGTTAAGAAAAATGCAGAAAGGGAATGAAGCATTTTATAAAGTCGTTCCTACTAAAGTAAGAGAGAACCTAAATCAATACTTGAAAATTGAGGTTGGAGATGCTAGAAATCAACCTGTATCTGATGAAACCGCGGATTTAGTTATAACTTCGAGCCCCTATGTAACCAGTTATGAATATGCAGACTTACATCAATTATCAACTATATGGCTTGATTTAGCAGATGATTTAACAGAATACAAAAAGGAATTTATAGGCACATCTTACAAAAAATACGAAAATAAAAGATTAAGAAGTTTAATTGCTAAGGATATAGTTAGTAAAATGTCTAAAAAAAGCAAGAAAATAGCAAAAGAAATAGAAGCGTTTTTCATTGATATGGAAGAGGTTTTCGACGAGAGTTATAGAATTTTAAAACAAGGTGGTAGATGCTGCTATGTCATTGGTAATACAAAATTAAAGGGTGTTGATATACTAAACGCCGAAGTTTTCGCTGAGAGTTTACAATACTCTGGTTTTAAATTCGATAGACTTATAAAAAGAGAAATCCCATCTAAAATTCTTCCACAAAGACGTGATGAAAAAACAGGTAGATTTGCCAATAACCACGAAGCAAACTCTGAGGCTTATCCTATAGAATACATTGTCGTTGGCTTAAAGGAGTGA
- a CDS encoding HU family DNA-binding protein — protein MDEQKRVCRSFIEKKTGTPKKLIEQIVAVYSETVIEEDVKSNLVSLRNFGTFKPVEFKPQKGVNPQTLEEIHIPAKRTLKF, from the coding sequence ATGGATGAACAAAAACGAGTTTGTAGAAGTTTTATCGAAAAAAAAACAGGGACACCAAAAAAGTTAATTGAACAAATAGTAGCAGTATACTCTGAAACAGTTATTGAAGAAGATGTAAAAAGTAATCTCGTATCATTAAGAAATTTCGGAACATTTAAACCCGTTGAGTTTAAACCCCAAAAAGGTGTTAACCCACAAACTTTAGAAGAAATACATATTCCAGCTAAACGAACGTTAAAGTTCTAA
- a CDS encoding helix-turn-helix domain-containing protein: MDQIKIGKFIASCRKEQGMTQAALAEKLGISDQAVSKWESGKSMPDLDKISELCGYLGIDVNELLSGEKLTMEQYKEHAERNLIETLSSSSFTLKEKIEFYKKKWLKEHIAFMVMLAVIIVAMLVAGVIMKNSVIIAIAVVLFPVFHAIRYNSMMIYVERSVYDARGNQQ; encoded by the coding sequence ATGGATCAAATAAAAATCGGAAAATTCATAGCATCCTGTCGAAAGGAGCAGGGCATGACTCAGGCGGCTCTTGCAGAGAAGCTCGGAATCAGTGACCAGGCAGTATCGAAGTGGGAGAGTGGGAAGTCGATGCCTGATTTGGATAAAATTTCGGAGCTCTGTGGTTACCTTGGTATTGATGTAAATGAACTCCTGTCTGGTGAGAAGCTTACTATGGAGCAATATAAAGAACACGCTGAACGAAATCTAATAGAAACATTAAGCAGCAGCTCTTTTACTCTCAAGGAGAAAATTGAATTTTATAAAAAGAAATGGCTGAAAGAGCATATCGCATTTATGGTGATGCTCGCAGTTATAATTGTAGCTATGCTGGTTGCAGGAGTTATTATGAAAAATTCTGTGATTATTGCTATTGCGGTTGTTCTTTTTCCGGTGTTTCACGCGATAAGATATAACAGCATGATGATATACGTTGAGCGAAGTGTCTATGATGCAAGAGGAAATCAGCAATAA
- a CDS encoding UvrD-helicase domain-containing protein yields the protein MLTDEQKTIIDSDEDRMMVKAVAGSGKTTTILKKVESIDENKTILYLAFNKSIERGIQPIAAKRKNFLPKTFHALAYRYVGYKY from the coding sequence ATGCTTACAGACGAGCAAAAAACTATTATAGACTCTGATGAAGATAGAATGATGGTAAAAGCGGTCGCAGGTTCTGGGAAAACCACTACCATACTTAAAAAAGTAGAAAGTATAGACGAAAACAAAACTATATTATATTTAGCGTTTAATAAAAGTATTGAACGCGGAATTCAACCTATAGCTGCTAAGCGTAAAAACTTTCTACCTAAAACGTTTCATGCGTTAGCATATAGGTATGTTGGATATAAGTATTGA